GGAGATGATGACGCCCTGGAACCCGCCTTCTTCGGCGGCAACGATGAGTACGACGGTGCGGTCGAAGTTGGCATCGCCGAGCATCGGCATCGCTACGAGCAGCCGGCCGACCGCGGGGCGGGTGAGGCGCTCGCGCGCAGTCTCATCCGGCCAGTACGGCTGACGGTCGCGTGGGGTCACCGTCCCATCATCCCAGCAGGTGCCGGCGTGCGCATCTAGGCGAGTACGACGTCCCGCTGCCCGCGGCGCCCGACGTACTCTGGCGGACGTGACGGATGAGGTGAGCGAGCAGGCAACCGCCGGAACGCGCACCGATCGGCGCGCGGATTCCGAGCGTCTTCATGACCATCATGACCACCCGCATCTCGCTGCGATGCGCGGTTCGCACGCGATCAAAATGTTGCTGCGCAGCAAGGACTTTCGGCGGTTGTACGCCGCACGCCTGTCCGGTCAGTGGGCCGACGGCGTCTTCCAGGCCAGCCTCGCCGGAACCGTCCTCTTCAACCCGCAGCAGGCTGCGACGCCGGCGGACCTGGCGGCGAGCTTCGCGGTCGTCCTGCTGCCGTACTCGTTTGTCGGCCCCTTTGTCGGCGTACTGCTCGACCGCTACAGCCGTCGCCGGCTCATGGCGTGGTCCAACCTGCTGCGCGCAGTGCTCGGGCTCATCGTCGCGGCGCTGATCTGGGTCGGCTACCAAGGTGTCGGCTTCTACGCGCTGGCACTGTTGGCCTTGTCCCTGTCGCGATTCTTCCTCTCGGGATTGTCGGCAGCACTCCCGCACGTGGCACCGCGACCGACCCTGGTCAGCGCCAACGCCTTCACGACAACGAGCGGCACGATCATCAGCCTGATCGGTGGCGGATGTGCGATCGGGCTCAGCAACCTGATCAGCCAGAGCAGCCACGGGTACGGCGCAATCGCGGCTATGTCAGCGATCGGCACGCTGCTCGCGGCCTGGCTGATGAGCCGGTTCGGCGTCATGGCGCTCGGACCGGACCACACCCAGCGCGAGTCGGCCAGCGGCATCGGCGATATCGCCCGCGGGATGTGGGCCGGCGCCAAGCACCTTGTGCGGCACGGCGAGGCGTTCGGCGTACTGCTGTGCATTGCCGCGCACCGGTTCATCTTCGGCGGCATGATGGTCGCGCTCATCAACTTCTTCAAAAACGACGTGCCACACCATGGTCCGATTCCCAGCGGTATCTCCGGCATCGGCCTCGCTGCGGCCACCGGAGGCGCCGGGGCTCTCCTCGCCGCGACGGTGACACCTGCGATCTCGCGAGCGATCGGCAAGAACGCGTGGATCTCGGTCTCGTACGTCGCCTTCGGAGCGACCGGATCACTGCTTTTCCTCCTCGCTGATGCCCGAGCGGTGCTTGCTGCGGTCTTCTTCCTGGGGTTCGCCGGGCAGGGCGTGAAGGTCTGTGGCGACACGATCGTGCAGGAGACCATCGCCGAGTCGTTCCGCGGACGCACCTTCGCCGTCTACGACACCTCGTTCAATGTCTGTTTCGTGGCCGGAGTGATCCTCGCCGCATTTACCCTCCCCGACGACGCTCAGTGGCCGGCGTTCTATCTGACCTGCGCGGGCCTATATCTGGTCGCCGCGGCCAGCTACCGCTTGCTGGCCCGCCATCACGACCACTCCTCGGCGCCCCGAAACGACTAGGTTTTGCGGCGGCTGAGGCGCCTGGGACGAAATTGGTCAGTTGTAATAACCGGATGAATGATGTTTCAATTCTCAGGTCGCGCGTGAAGTTCGTGTCATATGCTTCGCGCTGAGCCTAATGAAGAGACTGTCAGGGCGATCCACGGATCTGCTAGTTGACCGGGGATTGCACATTCGACGGGGGTTTCGCGCCTTGGAGATCAAACGGCGGTTGCGTCGCTTGGCCCGTCGTTGTGGCGTATCCGCAATCACCCTCGTCAGCGTCATCACCCTGACTTTCGGACTGCTGACGCTGCTCACCGTCGCCGCGCCTGTCCCGCAAGAGGCAGAGGCAGCGCAGAACCCGACGACCTGTAACCCGATCTCGATCCAAAACGGCAGCTTCGAGCAGCCGGCGCAGACTGCGAATGTCGTGATCCAGTCGCAGACCTTGGTTCCCGGGTGGAGCACCACAGCGACCGACGGCCAGATCGAGATCTGGCGCTACAACAACGGCACGAACTTTCCGAACCCCGGTTCGGTACCCGCGGCCGAGGGGCGGCAGTTCGCCGAGCTGAACGCCAACCAGACGTCGACCCTGTACCAGGACATCGCCACGGTCCCAGGTCAGGTCATGCGCTGGTCGCTGAAGCACCGTGGCCGGCTCGGTGCTGACACCATGCAGGTGCAGATCGGGGCACCGGGCGGCACGCTCGTGGCCCAGACCCCGACCGGCGCTACGAGCACCAACATCACAGACGGCAACACCGCCTGGGGCACCTACTCGGGCATCTACGTTGTTCCAGCGGGCCAGACGACGACGCGCTTCGCGTTCGCCGCGGTGTCGACTTCGAGCGGTAACACCTCGGTCGGCAACTTCCTCGATGACATCGTCTTTGCGAACTCGCCCTGCATGATCACCGACAAGTCGGTGGCCAACCTCTCCAGCACCGACGGCTCGACGCTCGTCGGCGACATCCTGGAATACACGGTCACCACCCGCAACGGCGGTGGCGATGCCAGCCAGAACACTTATATGACCGATCCGATCCCGGCCGGCACGGAGTACGTGCCGGGGTCGATGACCGTCGACGGGGCCACGCTCACCGACGCCAGCGGCGACGACAGAGGCGCCGTCGGCAGTGGTCAGGTGCGAGTCAACCTCGGATCTGGTGCCACCGCGACGGCTGGCGGGTCGATTCCAGCAGGCGGCTCATCGACGGTGAAGTTCCGAGTGCGCGTCACCGACGCGGCGCTAGGCCAGACGATCACCAACACCGCGACCGTCAACTACAACTGGAGCCCGGTCAGCACCACCAACCAGGTATCGACGAGCAACGACGTCGTCAGCCCCACGGTGCAGCGTGCCGGCATCTCGTTGACGAAGTCGGTGGCCTCCACAAGCCCGGGCGCCGACGGCAGGCTCAACGTCGGCGACACGATCACCTATAGCTTCCGCGTCACCAACACCGGCACCGTGGCCCTCAGCGGGGTGAGCATCTCCGATCCCAGGGTGACCAACGTCAGCTGTCCGACGACGACGCTGGCGGCAGGGGCGAGTACGACGTGCACGGGCACCATGACGGTGACCCAGGCCGACGTCGATAGCGGATCGGCAAAGAACACCGCGAGCGCGAGCGGCACGCCGGCCGGCCACCAGCCCGTCACCTCCACACCGTCGAGTACGACGACCCCGTTGGATCAGACCGCGAGCCTGAGCCTGACCAAGGCCGCGACCGGCAACCCGGGCGCTAACGGGCGGTACGACGTCGGCGACATCGTCACCTATACCTTCACCGTCACCAACACCGGCTCGCGCACGATCAGCGGGGTCCGCATCGTCGATCCGTTGCCCGGCATGTCGGCACCGACCTGTCAGACCACAACCTTGGGTCAGGGGCAGTCAACGACCTGTACGTCGACGTACTCGCTGACCCAGGCCGACATCGACCGCGGGACAGTGGCCAACACCGCGACGGCGACCGGCGTCTCGGGCAGCACGTCGGTCAACTCCAACCCCTCAAGCGCGACCGTGTCGGTCGCCGGTCAGCCGTCGATCACGGTCGCCAAGACGCACAGTGCCCTTCCCGCGTCCGTCACCGTCGGCACCGTGATCACCTACTCGTTCGTGGTGACCAACAACGGCAGCGTCACCCTCAACAATGTCGCGGTGAGTGACCCGAAGGTCGGCGCGGTGACCTGCCCGACCACCACCCTTGCGCCCAACGCGTCAGTCACGTGCACCAAGACCTACACGGTCACCCAGGCCGACGTCGATGCTGGCGCGGTCAACAACACCGCCACGGCGAGCGGCACGTCACCGAGCGGGCAGGCGGTGTCGGCGACCGCATCCGATCAGGTGCTCATCACCGCCAACCCGCAGAAGCAGTCCGGCACCGTGGTCGACACCAACGGCAACGGGCGCGTTGATGCCGGTGACACCATCAACTATGTCCTGACGGCGCGCAACGCCGGCAACGTGACCCTGACCAACGTCCGCGTCACCGACCCGGGCGCGCAGACCATCAGCTGCCCGACGACTCGGCTGGCTCCGGGCGAGTCGGTCACCTGTCAGGCGACGCGCACCCTGACCCAGGCAGACGTCAACGCCGGCCAAGTGGTCAACACCGCCACTGTTACTGGCACCCCGCCAACCGGTGGCGCTGTCAGTGCGCAGGCGACCGCGACGACGACCATCAGCCGCACCCAGTCGCTCAGCGTCGATAAGACGGTCGCCGGTATTGCCGACACCAACAACGACGGTCGACAGAGCGCTGGCGACGTCGTCACCTTCAACTTCGTCATCACCAACACCGGCACGGTGACGGTCAGCAACATCACGGTCACCGACCCGCTGACCGGCGCCCCGACGTGTACGCCGACCACCCTCGAGCCCGGCGTCTCGGCGACATGCACCCAGCGCACCTACACCCTGACCCAGGCCGACATCAACCGCGGCTCAGTCACCAACACCGTGACCGTCAACGGCACCGCGAGCGGCCAGCCGGTCACCGCCTCCGACGCCGAGGTCGTCAACCTGACCCGCGTCAACGCCATCGACCTGACAAAGAGCGCCGGCGCGCTCAACGACGCCGATAACAACGGCCCTGACGCCGGCGACACGATCACCTACACCTTCACGATCACCAACACCGGCAACACGACACTGACCTCGGTGGCGCTGCGTGACCCGAAGTTCGGTGGCGCGCTGACCTGCGGATCGACGACACTCGCTCCCGGTGCGACCGCGACGTGTACGGCGACGTACTCGGTGACCCAGGCCGACGTCGATGCCGGCGTCGCGACCAATACCGCGACGGTGAGCGCGGTCGCCCCGGGCAACACCACGGTCACCGACGACTCGACCGTCAACGTGCAGATCGAGCCGGCTCCGAGGCTCTCGCTGAGCAAGACCGCTGGGCAGATCGTCGATGCCAACGCCAACGGCCGGCAGGACGCCGGTGACACGATCACCTACTCCTTCTCGGTGACCAACACCGGCAACGTCACGATCAGCAACGCGACCATCAGCGACCCGAAGATCGGCGGTCCGGTTACCTGCCCGACGCCGATCGCGCCGGGCACGACCGTCACCTGCAGCACCGCGACCTACACGTTGACGCAGGCTGACATCAATGCCGGACGGGTCGTCAACACCGCGACGGTGACCGGAACGAGCCCGCAGGGAACGTCGGTCACCGCGACCGGCACTGCGACGGCCACCATCACGCCGGTGCGCTCGATCGACATCGACAAGCAGTCCGGCGCGGTCACCGACGTCGATGGCAACGGCCACGACGTCGGCGACACCATCGCTTACACCTTCGTGGTGACCAACACCGGCACCGTGACGATCAGCGCCATCACGATCACCGACCCCAAGGTCGGGCCGGTCACCTGCCAGACAACATCGTTGGCACCCGGCGCGAGTACGACGTGCGGACCGGTCACCTACACCCTGACCCAGGCCGACGTGAACAGCCGCGTCGTCAACAACACCGCGTCGGTGAGCGGCACCGTGCCGGGCACCACGACGCCGGTCACCGACAGTGACGCAAACACCGTCAACCTGACTCCGAGGGCGACGTTTAGCTTCGACAAGTCCGCCGGCTCGATCACCGACGTCGACGGCAACAACCGGCACAGCGCCGGCGACTCGGTGGTCTACACCTTCACCTTCACCAACACCGGAGCGGTGACGGTGAGCAACCCGTCGGTCACCGATCCCAAGATCGGCACCGTCGCCTGCCCGCCGGGCACCATCGCCCCCGGCGCCTCGGTCACCTGCACGCGCACCTACGTGCTGACCCAGGCCGACGTAAACGCCGGGCAGATCGTTAACACCGCCACCGGCTCGGTGCTGGGGCCGGACGGCGCGGCGCTGCCGACGCAAACCGACAGCAACACGCTGCAGCTCACCCGCACGCCGTCGCTGGACATCCAGAAGGAATCGCAGGGCGTTGTCGATGCCAACGCCACCGGCTCTGATGATCCAGGCGACACGATCACCTACACCTTCACGGTCGTCAATACCGGCAACGTGACCCTCACCAGCGTCACGGTCACCGACTCGAAGTTCGGGGGCGCCGTTCCAGGCTGCGCGCCCGCCGATCTGGCGCCGGGGGCCCGGATCACCTGCACCGCTACGTACACGATTACTCCGGCCGACTTCGATGACGGCACCAGCACGGTCACCAATACCGCCTCGGTGACCGGCACCGACCCGACCGGCACGAGCGTCACCGACGCCGCCACCGTGCAGACTCCGCTGAACGTCGACGAGGGCATCCTGCTGATCAAGACCGCCGGCACCCCGGTGGACGTCGATGGCAGCCAGACGATCGACGCCGGCGACACGATCACCTACAACTTCACCGTGCGAAACGTCGGCGACACGACGCTCAGCAACGTGACCGTCACCGATCCGATGCTGGGTGGCGCGGTCTGCACTATCGCTTCGCTGTCAGAAAACAGCGAGTTCGAGTGCGAGCCGCGCACCTACACCCTGACCCAGGCCGACGTCGATGCCGGCACCGTCACCAACCCGGCCAGCGTGAGCAGCACCAACCCCGCCGGCGATCCGGTCACCGACCAAGACGAGACCAACACGGTCATCCCGGCCGAGCCCGGGATCTCGATGACGAAGACGGCATCCGGTCCCGAGGACACCAACGGCGACGGCGGTGACAGCGCCGGCGACGAGATGTCCTACACCATCACGGTCACCAACACCGGCAACGTGACCCTCGACCCGGTCACCGTCAATGACGAGCTGATCGCGGACATCGGCTGCCCGCAGACCAGCCTGGCTCCCGGTGTCACGATGACGTGCACGGCGGCGACCTACGTGCTGACCCAGGCCGACATCGACGCCGGCAGCGTCACCAACAGCGCGAGCGCCACCGGCACACCACCCGGCGTCACTGACCCGGTGACCTTCACCGCCAGCATCACGACTGAGCTGGACCCAGCAGCGAGCCTGCTGCTGGACAAGCAGGTCCTACGGGTGATCGACCAGACCGGCGACGGGCCGAGTGCGGGCGATCAGATCGAATACAGCTTCGAGCTGCAAAACACCGGCGCCGTCACGATCACCAGCCCGAGCGTCATCGACGAGATGGTCGGCACGGTTACCTGCCCGGAGGGCCCACTGGCACCGGGCCAGGTCATCACGTGCACCGCGGCGCCCTACACAATCACCCAGCAGGACGTCGACGCCGGCACGGTCGAGAACACCGCCACCGCGCGCGGACTGCTGCCCGACGGCGGTGCGATCAACA
The nucleotide sequence above comes from Epidermidibacterium keratini. Encoded proteins:
- a CDS encoding MFS transporter, coding for MTDEVSEQATAGTRTDRRADSERLHDHHDHPHLAAMRGSHAIKMLLRSKDFRRLYAARLSGQWADGVFQASLAGTVLFNPQQAATPADLAASFAVVLLPYSFVGPFVGVLLDRYSRRRLMAWSNLLRAVLGLIVAALIWVGYQGVGFYALALLALSLSRFFLSGLSAALPHVAPRPTLVSANAFTTTSGTIISLIGGGCAIGLSNLISQSSHGYGAIAAMSAIGTLLAAWLMSRFGVMALGPDHTQRESASGIGDIARGMWAGAKHLVRHGEAFGVLLCIAAHRFIFGGMMVALINFFKNDVPHHGPIPSGISGIGLAAATGGAGALLAATVTPAISRAIGKNAWISVSYVAFGATGSLLFLLADARAVLAAVFFLGFAGQGVKVCGDTIVQETIAESFRGRTFAVYDTSFNVCFVAGVILAAFTLPDDAQWPAFYLTCAGLYLVAAASYRLLARHHDHSSAPRND